GAACTGCCAGTTCATTTAGCTAACGAATTCATAGAAAAATTGCTGGATAAAATTCCTGAGACATGCTTGATAGAAGGTGAAAGTTGTAAAGAAAGATTAAAGAACGATTTTGAAAAAATAATTGCCGAGGAAAAGGGAGGTTAAAATGAAGAACCTGTCCATCTTTCACAAAGTTTTAATAGTTTTTGGAATCGTTGTTCTATTGGCTTCATTTTCATTTTTGCACCTAATCAATAAAACTTACGAGAAAGCTCTGATAACACAAGGTAGGAACATAGCTCAACTTGTAATCACCTTTAGAAAGTGGATTGCAAACTACGGGGCTGTCTGGACAAAGGACAAGTACGAGGAGGATAAAGGTTATCTTTTAGCCCTTGAGGGACAGAATGGAACTTTGAAAAGCTACGGAACTAATGAAGTTCTCGGTACTATTCCCGCTTTCCACTTTTATGCTCACAACCCTGCCCTTGCCACAAGGGAACTCTCTGGTCTAACGAGCAGTGATTACGGTTGGAGCTTTAGGGCCGTTTCAGACAGGTACCTCTCTCCAACGGACAAGCCAGATAAGTGGGAGATAAAGGCTATATCAAAAATAAAGGAAGAGTTCAAAAAAGGTAGTAAAACTGGGGAATTTTGGGGATGGGACAGAAACAAATTTAGATTTGCCAAGGCCCTGAAGGTTAAGAAAGGGTGTTTAAAGTGTCATTGTTGAAGTTCAGAAAGAAGGTGGACACCCTAAAATAAGATTTGAACTCCAACAAAAGGAGGTGTCCACCAATGAAACAATTAAAGAAATTCAAAGGTGCATCCCTGCACATATCAAATACACCCTTCAAAAAAACAATCAAAAGAGGAACGAAAATCAAAACCAAACTCGACCTAACAAAAGACCCAAACGTGAGAAAAAGACTTAAATGGATTCAACACTACGAAAAACACCAAAATGCAAGACTAACCTGCAGATACTTCGGAATAAGTCCAACCACCTTCTACAAATGGAAAAATAGATACAAAAAGTACGGTTTAGAAGGCCTCAAAGACAGAAACAAAAGACCTCACAGAGTAAGACAACCTCAGAT
The DNA window shown above is from Balnearium lithotrophicum and carries:
- a CDS encoding helix-turn-helix domain-containing protein, with the protein product MKQLKKFKGASLHISNTPFKKTIKRGTKIKTKLDLTKDPNVRKRLKWIQHYEKHQNARLTCRYFGISPTTFYKWKNRYKKYGLEGLKDRNKRPHRVRQPQ
- a CDS encoding Tll0287-like domain-containing protein; this translates as MKNLSIFHKVLIVFGIVVLLASFSFLHLINKTYEKALITQGRNIAQLVITFRKWIANYGAVWTKDKYEEDKGYLLALEGQNGTLKSYGTNEVLGTIPAFHFYAHNPALATRELSGLTSSDYGWSFRAVSDRYLSPTDKPDKWEIKAISKIKEEFKKGSKTGEFWGWDRNKFRFAKALKVKKGCLKCHC